One Paraglaciecola mesophila genomic region harbors:
- a CDS encoding cytochrome c1: protein MKKLILVLAFLLPNAVFAASSGVHLDTANYDLTDKASLQNGAKLFQNYCLGCHQMQYQRYQRAFADLGIPVELGQENLQFTGEKPGEFIKNGMPSESAAKWFGAPPPDLTLVARVRGADWLYTYLRTFYVDESRPFGVNNIVFPEVGMPHVLQELQGVPRKTTEQHMVDGEMVDRYVGIKSDGTGELSPEEYDSAVLDLVNYLVYTGEPSRLESESIGRWVLVFLLVFFVLIYLLKKDYWRDVH from the coding sequence ATGAAGAAGTTAATACTCGTTTTAGCATTTTTATTGCCTAATGCAGTATTTGCAGCCAGTAGTGGTGTCCATTTAGACACGGCTAACTATGATTTAACAGATAAGGCCTCGTTACAAAACGGTGCCAAACTCTTCCAAAATTACTGTTTAGGTTGTCACCAAATGCAGTACCAACGCTATCAGCGTGCGTTTGCCGATTTAGGCATTCCCGTTGAGCTTGGTCAAGAAAACTTGCAATTCACTGGCGAAAAACCAGGCGAGTTTATTAAGAACGGTATGCCTTCTGAGTCGGCTGCTAAGTGGTTTGGTGCTCCACCACCAGATTTAACCTTGGTTGCACGTGTACGAGGCGCTGATTGGTTGTATACCTACTTACGCACTTTCTACGTTGATGAAAGTCGCCCATTTGGTGTGAACAACATAGTGTTTCCAGAAGTGGGAATGCCTCATGTGTTGCAAGAGCTACAAGGTGTGCCGCGCAAAACAACTGAGCAGCATATGGTTGACGGAGAAATGGTTGATCGTTATGTGGGTATCAAGTCTGATGGTACGGGGGAGTTAAGTCCAGAAGAATATGACAGCGCTGTTTTAGACTTAGTGAATTATCTCGTTTATACCGGTGAGCCTTCACGTCTAGAGTCTGAAAGTATCGGCCGTTGGGTATTGGTCTTCTTGTTGGTATTCTTTGTACTTATTTACTTGCTCAAGAAAGATTATTGGAGAGATGTGCATTAA
- the sspA gene encoding stringent starvation protein SspA has translation MAVATNKRSIMTLFSDTIDIYSHQVRIVLAEKGVGVEISYIEKNNLSEDLIDLNPYGTVPTLVDRELVLYNSHIIMEYLDERFPHPPLMPVYPVSRGQSRLTMHRIQNDWYVLAEQILAGKGDVATARNELREALLSLAPLFAETPFFMSEEFSLVDCYLAPLLWRLPSLGIELTGNGAKDVRTYMNRIFERSSFKASLTDQEREIHNPL, from the coding sequence ATGGCTGTAGCCACAAATAAACGTTCTATCATGACGTTGTTCTCAGACACCATTGATATTTATAGTCATCAGGTACGTATCGTACTTGCTGAGAAAGGTGTGGGAGTTGAAATCAGCTATATTGAGAAGAACAACCTGTCTGAAGATTTAATTGATTTGAATCCATATGGCACAGTTCCCACCTTGGTAGATAGAGAGCTAGTGCTTTATAATTCTCATATCATCATGGAATATTTGGATGAACGTTTTCCTCACCCTCCATTGATGCCAGTATACCCTGTATCTCGTGGACAAAGTCGTTTGACTATGCATCGTATTCAGAATGATTGGTACGTACTAGCAGAGCAAATTCTAGCGGGTAAAGGCGATGTAGCAACTGCGCGTAATGAGTTACGTGAAGCCTTGTTAAGCTTAGCGCCATTGTTTGCCGAAACCCCTTTCTTTATGAGTGAAGAGTTCAGTTTGGTTGATTGCTACCTAGCACCGCTATTGTGGCGTTTACCTTCGCTTGGTATCGAATTGACTGGAAATGGCGCGAAAGATGTACGTACTTACATGAATCGTATTTTTGAAAGAAGTTCGTTCAAAGCCTCTTTGACCGACCAAGAACGCGAAATTCATAACCCTCTTTAG
- a CDS encoding ClpXP protease specificity-enhancing factor, which produces MTSNQPYLLRAFYEWIVDNNLTPYIVVDAHVSGTLVPQEHVRDGQIVLNVSPASCGKLLLGNEEITFDARFGGVPRSIVVPCKAVLAIYAKENGAGTVFTPEDDFEDDGSDLMPTPVQSSDTPDPKPTPSKGKKGKPNLTIVK; this is translated from the coding sequence ATGACATCAAATCAACCTTATTTACTCCGCGCATTCTATGAATGGATCGTGGATAACAATTTGACGCCCTACATTGTGGTTGATGCGCATGTATCAGGTACCTTGGTGCCCCAAGAACATGTACGCGATGGTCAGATAGTGCTTAACGTGTCTCCTGCATCCTGTGGCAAGTTATTGCTGGGAAATGAGGAAATAACCTTTGACGCTCGTTTTGGCGGTGTACCACGCAGTATTGTTGTGCCTTGTAAGGCCGTCTTGGCCATATATGCTAAAGAAAATGGTGCGGGTACAGTGTTTACACCGGAAGATGATTTTGAGGATGATGGTAGTGATTTAATGCCGACCCCAGTTCAATCCTCGGATACACCTGATCCCAAGCCGACACCGAGTAAAGGTAAAAAAGGCAAGCCCAATCTAACGATTGTTAAGTAA
- the dolP gene encoding division/outer membrane stress-associated lipid-binding lipoprotein, which produces MLNYQAKLLIGALLALTLLQGCAALVVGAGVGAASAAHDRRSLGTQLDDKTVSSRISIALSDNKAIDEQANIHVHVFNGSVLLVGQAPSETLINQAQVAATSVKNIEKLHNQIRLGSPVSASTTTHDVWLTSKIKANLVADKRIDGFHIHVAVENSEVFLMGLVSTKEAEIAATIARNIDGVKQVIKAFEYL; this is translated from the coding sequence GTGTTAAATTACCAAGCTAAATTACTCATCGGCGCCTTGTTAGCGCTTACTCTTTTACAAGGCTGTGCAGCCTTAGTGGTAGGCGCTGGTGTAGGGGCAGCTTCGGCCGCTCACGATCGTCGCTCTTTGGGGACCCAACTAGACGATAAGACCGTATCTAGCCGCATATCTATTGCCTTATCTGATAATAAAGCGATTGACGAGCAAGCCAATATCCACGTTCATGTGTTTAATGGCTCTGTACTGTTAGTCGGTCAAGCGCCTAGTGAAACGCTAATTAATCAAGCACAAGTCGCTGCTACATCAGTCAAAAACATTGAAAAACTACACAACCAAATTCGTTTGGGCTCTCCGGTATCAGCAAGTACGACAACTCACGACGTGTGGTTAACATCAAAAATTAAAGCGAACTTAGTGGCCGATAAACGTATTGATGGTTTTCATATTCACGTTGCGGTAGAAAATTCAGAAGTCTTTTTGATGGGCTTAGTGAGCACTAAGGAAGCAGAAATCGCGGCGACAATAGCGCGTAATATTGACGGCGTAAAACAAGTCATAAAAGCATTTGAGTATTTATAA
- a CDS encoding phosphoheptose isomerase, whose amino-acid sequence MLESVKANFTESIQTMIASLEELPEPIALATQMMVNALINGNKILSCGNGGSGAHAQSFSSQMLNRYERERPSLPAIALSTDTSTITSIANDDSYDEVFSKQVRALGQAGDILLAISPTGASRNVVSAMEAALSRDMTIVALTGQDGGEMAGLLGPNDVEIRVPSSRAVRIHEVHLLVIHNLCEGIDDCLFPETSQE is encoded by the coding sequence ATGTTAGAAAGCGTTAAAGCGAATTTTACTGAGAGCATTCAAACCATGATTGCCTCATTAGAAGAATTACCAGAGCCAATTGCCCTTGCAACACAAATGATGGTCAATGCCCTTATCAACGGAAATAAAATTCTTAGCTGTGGCAATGGCGGTTCTGGGGCGCATGCACAAAGCTTTTCATCCCAAATGCTAAACCGATATGAACGAGAAAGGCCGAGCTTACCCGCTATCGCCCTAAGTACAGATACATCCACCATTACCTCAATCGCAAATGACGACAGTTATGATGAAGTGTTTTCCAAACAGGTCCGCGCCCTAGGGCAGGCAGGAGACATTCTACTCGCCATATCACCCACTGGTGCCTCAAGAAATGTGGTTAGTGCCATGGAAGCCGCGTTGAGCAGAGATATGACCATTGTTGCATTAACCGGCCAAGACGGCGGGGAAATGGCCGGCTTACTTGGCCCTAACGATGTTGAAATTAGAGTCCCGTCAAGTAGAGCGGTACGTATTCATGAAGTACACCTTTTAGTTATTCATAACTTATGCGAAGGAATAGACGATTGCCTATTTCCAGAAACCTCACAGGAATAA